The following are encoded together in the Desulfomonilaceae bacterium genome:
- a CDS encoding chemotaxis protein CheB, translated as MNNLKSIGVPAIDGLATRIWTARGAWENIMPIKKISDKKSKASLDSKGKDQRDASFPIIGIGASAGGLEAFEQFFRFMPPDSGMAFVLVSHLDPNHASMLTEILQRITSMPVEEAQDQTPTLPNHVYVIPPNRDMTIFHGVLNVSALEGARGQRMLIDSFFRSLAEDQGERAICVVLSGSGTDGTLGLRTIHGAGGVSFVQDPTTAKYDGMPASAVHSGLATYVLPVEKVPEQLTTYVKTLFKKGIKPEPYAPPVTNALNKIVAVLRTRTGHDFSLYKQNTIRRRIERRMTVHGIDDTSVYARYLQEHAEEVSLLFKELLINVTSFFREPEAFATLKADILPKLFDHKSENFVFRIWVAGCATGEEAYSIAMTFREYMDESKQEFKVQIYSTDIDDDAIAVARAGSYPPNISIDVSPERLKRFFVKEEAGYRVKKEIRGMIVFAIQNVIKDPPFTKLDLVSCRNLLIYLEPELQNRLIPTFHYALKPGGFLFLSPSESIGNHPDIFAPVNKKWKFYVARESINSGVRVMREGLSWTHDQPRSGLNETLKKAKDIDFAELSRKALLQYYAPPSVITDEKGNILFVNGDTGKYLRPAPGQASLNVVEMAREGLQLQLRTAILTAATQKKQLTCAAVPVKTNGGVQGVNVTVRPLADQGSPMGYLIVSFEEVEPQTKGKRSRARPSAKSGESKRAEELEQELLYTKENLQASIEELQTANEELKSANEELQSTNEELQSTNEELETSKEELQSVNEELITVNSELQAKIEQLAGMQNDMKNLLDNTNIGTIFLDDSLAIKRFTREATALYRLVPTDSRRQLSDIKSNVDGEDLVADAQTVLDSLAPIVKEVRTIDHTWYLARILPYRTLDNVIEGVVLTFTDITGIKQAQEAAQSAREYSECIVDTITQPLVIMDDRLEVVSANRSFYSAFHVISQDTVGRHFYEIGERQWDIPSLRELLDNILTHNTTFEKVEVNHDFPIIGHRKMLLNGRRISQSSGKGLLVLLAIEDVTGTPAT; from the coding sequence ATGAATAACTTGAAAAGTATCGGCGTTCCTGCCATAGACGGTTTGGCGACAAGAATCTGGACCGCCCGCGGCGCCTGGGAGAACATCATGCCCATCAAAAAGATCAGTGACAAAAAGTCTAAAGCGTCCCTGGATTCAAAGGGGAAAGACCAGCGGGACGCCAGCTTCCCAATAATAGGGATTGGGGCTTCGGCAGGCGGGCTCGAAGCGTTTGAGCAATTCTTTCGTTTCATGCCGCCAGATAGTGGAATGGCTTTTGTGTTGGTATCCCACCTTGATCCTAATCATGCCAGCATGCTTACCGAAATCCTTCAGCGCATCACCTCGATGCCGGTTGAGGAGGCTCAGGACCAGACGCCGACGCTTCCTAACCATGTCTATGTCATCCCGCCAAACCGTGACATGACAATATTTCATGGTGTTCTCAATGTCAGCGCCCTCGAAGGGGCTCGCGGCCAACGGATGCTAATAGATTCTTTCTTTCGCTCACTCGCCGAGGACCAGGGAGAAAGGGCGATTTGCGTGGTTCTCTCAGGCAGTGGCACTGACGGCACCCTCGGGCTACGGACCATTCATGGGGCAGGCGGTGTCTCTTTCGTGCAGGACCCGACCACCGCAAAATATGACGGAATGCCGGCCAGCGCAGTACATAGTGGTCTGGCCACATACGTTTTACCTGTTGAAAAGGTGCCGGAGCAGTTGACGACCTATGTGAAGACACTTTTCAAAAAAGGGATTAAACCAGAACCTTATGCGCCTCCTGTTACAAACGCTCTCAACAAGATTGTGGCGGTACTGAGAACCAGGACAGGCCATGACTTCTCATTATACAAACAGAACACCATCAGACGCCGAATAGAACGACGGATGACCGTGCATGGCATCGATGACACAAGCGTCTATGCTCGTTACCTTCAGGAGCATGCGGAAGAAGTTAGCCTCCTCTTCAAGGAACTTCTCATAAACGTGACGAGTTTTTTCAGGGAGCCTGAGGCGTTTGCAACCCTAAAGGCGGACATTCTCCCCAAACTCTTCGACCACAAATCGGAGAATTTTGTGTTCAGGATCTGGGTAGCAGGATGCGCAACAGGAGAAGAGGCATATTCTATCGCAATGACCTTCAGGGAATACATGGATGAATCAAAGCAGGAATTCAAAGTCCAGATATATAGCACAGATATTGATGATGACGCCATCGCTGTGGCGCGGGCCGGCTCCTATCCCCCCAATATATCGATAGATGTTTCCCCTGAAAGATTAAAAAGGTTTTTCGTAAAGGAAGAGGCTGGCTACCGTGTGAAAAAGGAAATCCGCGGAATGATCGTCTTTGCTATCCAGAATGTGATCAAAGACCCTCCTTTTACCAAACTAGATCTCGTTAGTTGCAGGAACCTGCTCATATACCTTGAGCCCGAACTTCAAAACCGGCTTATCCCCACATTTCATTATGCCCTAAAGCCAGGAGGATTCCTGTTCCTAAGCCCTTCGGAAAGCATCGGAAACCATCCTGATATCTTTGCGCCGGTCAACAAGAAATGGAAGTTCTATGTGGCGAGAGAATCGATCAACTCCGGCGTCAGAGTTATGAGAGAAGGGCTGTCCTGGACTCACGACCAACCCCGCTCCGGGTTGAATGAGACACTGAAAAAAGCCAAGGATATTGACTTCGCTGAACTCTCCCGAAAGGCTCTGCTCCAGTATTACGCCCCACCCTCTGTGATAACCGACGAGAAGGGTAACATTCTGTTTGTCAATGGCGATACCGGTAAATACCTACGGCCTGCGCCAGGTCAGGCGAGCCTTAATGTTGTAGAAATGGCCCGAGAAGGGCTTCAGTTGCAACTGAGGACAGCTATCCTGACTGCGGCTACACAAAAAAAACAGCTAACCTGCGCCGCTGTTCCGGTAAAGACCAATGGCGGCGTCCAGGGTGTGAACGTCACTGTAAGACCATTAGCTGACCAAGGGTCGCCTATGGGATACTTGATCGTGTCATTCGAGGAGGTAGAACCTCAGACAAAGGGGAAACGATCCAGGGCTAGGCCGTCGGCAAAATCTGGAGAGTCTAAACGGGCGGAGGAACTCGAACAGGAACTTCTCTATACGAAAGAGAACCTTCAAGCGTCCATAGAGGAGCTTCAAACCGCAAACGAGGAACTCAAGTCAGCCAACGAAGAGCTTCAGTCCACCAATGAAGAATTGCAATCCACCAACGAAGAACTCGAAACCTCAAAGGAAGAACTTCAATCGGTCAATGAAGAGTTGATAACTGTCAATTCCGAATTGCAGGCCAAAATAGAACAACTGGCCGGGATGCAGAATGACATGAAGAACCTTCTCGACAATACGAATATCGGTACTATCTTTCTCGATGACAGCCTTGCCATAAAACGTTTCACCCGGGAAGCCACGGCACTGTACCGCCTGGTCCCGACAGACTCTCGTCGCCAGTTATCCGACATCAAGTCAAATGTCGACGGAGAAGACCTGGTTGCCGATGCTCAAACGGTTCTGGATTCACTAGCGCCCATAGTAAAGGAAGTCAGGACTATCGATCACACGTGGTATCTCGCAAGGATATTGCCTTATAGGACACTCGATAATGTAATCGAAGGGGTGGTGCTTACGTTCACGGATATTACCGGTATAAAACAGGCGCAGGAAGCGGCTCAGTCGGCTCGCGAATATTCGGAATGTATAGTTGACACAATAACTCAACCTCTAGTCATAATGGATGACAGGCTGGAGGTTGTCTCGGCCAACCGGTCCTTTTACAGCGCTTTCCATGTTATTTCACAAGACACTGTTGGCCGGCATTTCTATGAAATCGGCGAACGTCAGTGGGACATTCCGTCGTTACGGGAATTGCTGGACAATATTTTGACGCATAACACAACCTTTGAAAAGGTTGAGGTCAATCACGACTTTCCGATCATCGGCCACAGAAAAATGCTGCTTAACGGACGACGAATATCGCAATCGTCGGGTAAGGGCCTTTTAGTACTGCTGGCGATTGAAGATGTTACCGGCACGCCAGCGACTTGA
- a CDS encoding HepT-like ribonuclease domain-containing protein — protein MKSHDLVRMKHMIEAADEAMSFAQGKNRGDLNKDRMITMALMREIEVVGEAASKISEDFKFIHPDSP, from the coding sequence ATGAAGTCTCATGACCTCGTCAGAATGAAACACATGATTGAAGCGGCGGATGAGGCCATGAGTTTTGCTCAGGGTAAGAACCGAGGCGACTTGAATAAAGACAGGATGATTACTATGGCGCTCATGCGGGAGATAGAAGTTGTTGGCGAAGCCGCATCGAAGATATCAGAAGATTTTAAGTTCATCCATCCTGATAGTCCTTGA
- a CDS encoding thaumatin family protein, whose amino-acid sequence MKRLFRVFILASFVVSFTPLLAVSQGIQQTPYSSADVVRRNGPSVTPDLTPSNPLGLPGSSLLGPRGSDSISISSGMFQGILPKISNLQLGYNYTFGPQLRVGTASVDYLLPFRIGADSTVYGEAHGELQSFSIAQPGSPNNSVDLCLGGGYRRMLGNHTMVGLHSFFDTTKLTGVWYSSGSAGAEMAAMVSGHDAIDLNFNWYGQALDASSLNNLGYVPPTTGEDGFGNSNFDFQVGYSHELYGGGPDLRLSVTGYKFDMDSDVYGYYAGAELKSRDGMFVAKYDVGYDNTNQVYQSVAAFMNMGLQLENLVAGKSPLVMPKPVFQSPREMTRLTEAKVNRNWRRTTQTAQIALLSSDPPPCTNPATLCPTQTITIINQRNTNVTLYMGFLVGDTGGYNLATDFPGWTTTSNPLILTTTVAANNPAPYLVVTFESKVRKKVSFAISADAVPWTGCAVTQAEWTLADNWCQWGGLQDTYDISLVNGFNLPMKVTPVSGQEITVSGGTGNSNNPGVFGWGWTGCNCAPPPLACTPMAGENHTPACPATPVPTCQLSQASVANYTMTISP is encoded by the coding sequence ATGAAGAGACTTTTCAGGGTTTTTATTCTAGCGTCTTTCGTTGTGAGTTTCACTCCTCTATTGGCTGTATCACAGGGCATTCAGCAGACACCATACAGCTCAGCCGACGTTGTAAGGAGGAATGGGCCGTCAGTGACCCCTGATTTGACCCCATCTAATCCATTGGGATTGCCTGGAAGCTCCTTATTGGGACCGAGAGGCAGCGACAGCATTTCAATATCCAGCGGCATGTTTCAGGGTATCTTACCAAAAATTTCTAATCTTCAACTTGGATACAATTATACATTTGGGCCACAGTTGCGGGTTGGGACAGCTTCTGTTGACTATTTGCTTCCTTTCAGGATTGGAGCTGACTCCACAGTTTACGGGGAGGCGCATGGAGAACTCCAAAGTTTCTCGATCGCCCAACCCGGGTCCCCAAACAACAGTGTTGATCTTTGTCTTGGTGGTGGATATCGGAGGATGTTAGGCAATCACACCATGGTCGGGTTGCATTCCTTTTTCGACACCACGAAGCTGACTGGTGTCTGGTATTCATCCGGAAGCGCAGGTGCGGAGATGGCGGCTATGGTTTCAGGGCATGACGCCATTGATCTGAATTTCAATTGGTATGGACAGGCGCTTGACGCGTCATCACTCAACAACCTCGGTTACGTGCCCCCGACGACGGGCGAAGACGGCTTCGGTAATTCAAACTTCGATTTTCAGGTTGGTTACTCCCATGAATTATACGGCGGCGGACCTGATCTGCGATTGAGCGTCACTGGTTATAAGTTTGATATGGATTCCGACGTATACGGCTATTACGCAGGCGCTGAACTCAAGTCCCGGGATGGTATGTTCGTGGCTAAATATGATGTCGGCTATGACAACACTAATCAGGTCTACCAGTCAGTAGCCGCTTTCATGAATATGGGCTTGCAGTTGGAGAACCTCGTGGCTGGCAAGAGTCCGTTAGTAATGCCCAAGCCGGTGTTCCAAAGCCCTCGGGAAATGACACGGCTCACCGAAGCGAAGGTGAACAGGAACTGGCGACGAACCACTCAGACGGCGCAGATAGCCCTTCTTTCTTCAGACCCTCCACCATGCACAAACCCTGCGACGTTATGTCCTACCCAGACTATCACTATCATAAACCAACGGAATACCAACGTTACGCTTTATATGGGGTTCCTCGTTGGTGACACGGGTGGTTACAACTTGGCCACTGATTTTCCTGGTTGGACAACTACTTCCAATCCTTTAATACTAACCACCACTGTTGCTGCAAATAATCCAGCGCCCTACCTGGTGGTAACCTTTGAGAGTAAAGTCAGAAAGAAAGTAAGCTTCGCAATTTCCGCCGATGCAGTCCCGTGGACCGGCTGCGCTGTTACACAAGCTGAGTGGACCCTCGCTGACAACTGGTGTCAATGGGGAGGTCTACAGGACACTTATGACATTAGTCTGGTCAACGGCTTCAATTTGCCCATGAAGGTTACCCCCGTCTCCGGGCAAGAGATCACCGTCAGCGGAGGAACAGGCAATTCAAACAATCCCGGCGTTTTCGGCTGGGGATGGACCGGCTGCAATTGCGCACCCCCTCCATTGGCTTGCACACCAATGGCCGGGGAAAACCACACGCCCGCGTGTCCCGCCACACCCGTTCCTACGTGTCAACTATCCCAAGCCAGCGTGGCCAATTATACTATGACCATTTCGCCATGA
- a CDS encoding MBL fold metallo-hydrolase: MALETSQLTDNLFIIVEKHRGRFPMSHSFLVRDEISALIDTGCGIELLAEIKEAYKIDIIINSHGHPDHSAGNYLFPDAALHVPRMGAETHGRLEPLSRRFFPNETQAQWWRRWIKKTMGFEDREPTDFFDDGQVFDFGHVKLQAIHTPGHTMDHFCFLELNSEVLLTFDIDLTPFGPWYGNLESSLKDFRSAIQKVRDLKPGIIASGHRLPIFKDVSMRIDKYEGVMDRRNQLIKTMLDRGLSRSDIIKSAPIYGHHKYARDILPLFEERMVDLHLEEMEELGMIRIEGEKIHVI; this comes from the coding sequence ATGGCGTTAGAAACCTCCCAGTTGACTGATAACCTTTTCATCATTGTGGAAAAACACAGGGGACGATTCCCTATGTCCCATTCGTTCCTGGTCCGGGACGAGATTTCTGCCTTGATCGACACGGGTTGTGGTATCGAACTCCTCGCTGAGATAAAAGAAGCGTATAAAATCGATATAATAATTAACTCTCATGGCCACCCGGACCACTCAGCCGGTAATTACCTGTTTCCGGACGCGGCTCTCCATGTTCCTCGGATGGGGGCTGAAACTCATGGCAGACTGGAGCCTTTATCGAGAAGGTTTTTCCCAAACGAAACGCAGGCGCAATGGTGGAGACGCTGGATAAAAAAGACCATGGGTTTTGAGGACCGGGAGCCGACGGATTTCTTTGACGACGGTCAGGTTTTTGATTTTGGCCATGTTAAACTTCAGGCCATTCATACACCCGGTCATACCATGGATCATTTCTGTTTCCTGGAATTGAACAGTGAGGTTCTGCTTACCTTTGACATTGATCTTACGCCTTTTGGCCCGTGGTATGGAAACCTGGAATCCAGCCTGAAGGATTTCAGGTCGGCGATTCAAAAAGTTCGGGACCTCAAGCCCGGAATCATCGCCTCCGGCCATCGACTTCCCATATTTAAGGACGTGAGTATGCGGATAGACAAATATGAGGGTGTAATGGACCGGAGGAACCAACTCATCAAAACAATGCTTGACAGAGGCCTGTCAAGGTCAGACATAATCAAATCCGCTCCGATTTACGGGCATCATAAATATGCCCGTGATATATTACCACTGTTTGAAGAGCGGATGGTTGATCTGCATCTGGAGGAGATGGAAGAACTGGGCATGATACGAATCGAGGGAGAAAAGATCCACGTGATCTGA
- a CDS encoding PAS domain S-box protein, with translation MSFPSFTDRLPLLGADGRHTMNEGTKTEFRLVMASCSVVVGIGFLGMLGWLLGQRNLTSFGPDFIPMAPSTAMSFILLGGSILSSVQRSSRKSNRIFGTTALLVVGSFCLLEIAQFFGVGASFDIEGTLLPNLGAFGHVLAGRMSPITAVCFVFASGASGLLTPSGSYRDLARSAASIIGWILAVANIMFVLGYLYGAPLLYGGTIIPVALSTALAFEFVAVAIIIGSGTDKIPLKMFIGNSARSILLRTFVPLSILFVMGFDVFLSYSRSYIDIDPALLSAASTSMAVVITATFVFLIAQKIGSELDRAENDLRESEERFRAIFEQAAVGVAQVDSRTGRFIRINHRYCDMVGYTVDEMSNLTFQALTPPEDLDDSLDNMDLLIQGKIREFSVRKRYFHKNGSIVWAHLTVSPMWAVGAKPDYHIAVVQDITDLKLAEQEGEEIKRQLLQAQKMEAIGTLASGIAHDFNNLLQVVLGYSEMLLAMKNEGDPDYPDIYKIYEAGKKGADLAQGLLVFSRKSEPKLCPCDLNHEIIQVRGFLSRTIPKIINIDLQLSENLDPIQADPSQMVQVLMNLAVNARDAMPDGGTLTIETANIELTEEYCRIHLGVKPGPHVLLTVADSGVGMDEQTLERIYEPFFSTKEVGKGTGLGLSTVYGIIKKHNGHLRCYSELGHGTTFKIYFPTVETNKCVETKETEAAATVGTEKILLVDDDDAVRELGARLLKDAGYTVFTVSNGKEALEMYANGGEEIALVILDLIMPEMDGRLCLAELLRLDPKGKVLIASGFSQTGLVHEVLDLGAGGFVEKPYDKGQLLNSVRKVLDGDWKQATAKQCNGV, from the coding sequence ATGAGTTTTCCGTCTTTCACTGATCGCCTTCCGCTACTGGGCGCCGATGGCAGGCATACCATGAATGAAGGAACAAAAACCGAGTTCAGGCTGGTGATGGCATCCTGCTCAGTCGTAGTGGGAATAGGCTTTCTGGGGATGCTTGGTTGGTTACTCGGGCAGCGTAACTTGACAAGTTTCGGTCCAGACTTTATCCCAATGGCCCCATCCACGGCCATGTCTTTCATCCTGCTCGGCGGTTCAATACTCTCAAGCGTTCAGCGTTCTTCAAGAAAATCTAACAGGATTTTTGGGACAACTGCGTTACTTGTTGTAGGGTCTTTCTGTTTACTTGAAATAGCTCAGTTTTTTGGTGTTGGCGCAAGTTTTGACATCGAGGGAACGCTGCTGCCGAACCTCGGCGCTTTCGGCCATGTCCTTGCCGGTAGGATGTCTCCTATTACTGCGGTGTGTTTTGTTTTTGCCTCAGGGGCCTCAGGTTTGTTAACGCCTTCGGGTTCATACAGGGACTTGGCTCGAAGCGCGGCTTCTATAATAGGCTGGATCCTGGCGGTAGCCAACATTATGTTTGTACTCGGCTATCTTTACGGCGCCCCTTTACTTTATGGAGGGACCATTATTCCAGTAGCGTTGTCTACTGCCCTGGCTTTTGAATTCGTGGCGGTCGCGATAATTATTGGGAGCGGTACAGATAAAATACCGCTCAAAATGTTCATAGGAAACTCTGCCCGCTCGATTTTACTCCGAACCTTTGTCCCGCTCAGTATTTTGTTTGTTATGGGGTTCGACGTATTTTTAAGCTACTCCAGGTCATATATTGACATTGACCCAGCGTTGCTGTCGGCTGCGTCGACTAGCATGGCAGTGGTGATTACCGCAACATTCGTCTTTCTCATCGCCCAAAAAATCGGTAGCGAGCTGGATCGAGCCGAAAACGACCTGAGAGAGAGTGAAGAACGATTTCGAGCCATATTTGAACAGGCGGCCGTGGGAGTTGCGCAGGTTGACTCACGGACCGGTCGCTTCATAAGAATCAACCATCGATACTGTGACATGGTAGGTTATACGGTAGATGAGATGAGTAACCTCACGTTCCAAGCCCTTACTCCCCCGGAAGACCTCGATGATAGCCTGGACAATATGGACCTTTTGATCCAGGGAAAAATCAGAGAATTTTCGGTGCGGAAGCGTTACTTCCACAAAAACGGCTCAATTGTGTGGGCCCATCTAACTGTGTCGCCCATGTGGGCTGTAGGCGCCAAACCAGACTATCATATTGCGGTAGTCCAGGATATAACCGATCTCAAACTGGCCGAGCAAGAGGGCGAAGAGATCAAGCGGCAACTTCTTCAGGCCCAGAAGATGGAGGCGATTGGAACGCTTGCAAGCGGCATAGCTCACGACTTTAACAACCTGCTACAGGTAGTGTTGGGATATTCCGAAATGCTTCTGGCGATGAAAAATGAAGGGGATCCCGACTATCCCGATATATACAAGATTTATGAGGCGGGCAAGAAAGGAGCGGATCTAGCGCAGGGTTTGCTTGTTTTTAGCCGTAAGTCCGAACCGAAACTTTGTCCATGTGACTTGAACCATGAGATAATTCAGGTTCGGGGTTTTCTGTCTCGAACAATTCCAAAGATTATCAATATTGATCTGCAGCTTAGTGAGAATCTTGATCCGATCCAGGCGGACCCGTCTCAAATGGTCCAGGTCCTGATGAATCTTGCTGTCAATGCTCGAGACGCCATGCCGGATGGTGGAACTTTGACGATTGAAACAGCAAACATAGAATTGACAGAGGAGTATTGCAGGATCCATCTCGGAGTCAAACCGGGACCCCACGTGCTGCTTACAGTTGCGGACAGTGGCGTGGGGATGGACGAACAAACGCTTGAGCGCATTTATGAGCCCTTTTTTAGCACTAAAGAAGTTGGGAAAGGCACCGGCCTGGGCCTTTCGACGGTTTATGGGATCATCAAGAAGCATAATGGTCATTTACGGTGCTACAGCGAATTGGGACACGGAACCACTTTCAAGATTTACTTCCCCACAGTCGAGACCAACAAATGTGTAGAGACTAAAGAAACTGAAGCGGCAGCGACCGTGGGGACAGAGAAGATTCTCCTGGTTGACGATGACGACGCAGTCAGGGAATTAGGCGCAAGACTTCTTAAAGACGCCGGCTACACGGTTTTTACTGTCAGTAATGGGAAAGAAGCCCTGGAAATGTACGCAAATGGCGGCGAAGAAATTGCGCTGGTGATTTTGGACCTTATTATGCCTGAAATGGACGGCAGACTGTGCCTGGCTGAACTTTTGCGGTTGGATCCAAAAGGGAAGGTCCTTATAGCCAGCGGCTTTTCTCAGACTGGCCTGGTTCATGAAGTCCTGGATCTGGGAGCCGGTGGATTCGTAGAAAAGCCTTATGATAAGGGACAATTGTTAAACTCTGTCCGAAAAGTTCTGGATGGTGATTGGAAACAGGCGACCGCAAAGCAATGTAATGGCGTCTGA
- a CDS encoding PAS domain S-box protein, whose translation MQDKGKTKEQLIIELNEMRRKFAQLQSDHVNVAELKRTEEALRQSERNYRVIFERSPLGMIRFNSDGIVTDCNQAFLNVSGATRDQVVGFNILVSLRNEDIKNAVRSALSGNIGKYVGEYTSVTGNLTAWLDVIYIPITSEDGAVNGGIGIVQDMTARKKTEKALWESEEMMNSILAASPVGIGFTAFNRTMLWANQAWLNLFGFEDKKQFLGQSTTSLYPSTEEFERVRDAIFPFLENGLVGETDARMIRKNGEIFDAHVRLSPLDPLDLSKGVISAIEDISPRKRAEKEKEDLQTQLAQSQKMEAIGTFVGGLAHDFNNMLQIILGYTQLIMMEKGEDHEDYLDLMSIERTVKDGAELVNKLLMFGREAPIRPVLMDLNRQIKELKALMSRTIPKIVNIKFNLTDEPTTIHMDPTQIDQAIINLALNASEAMPDGGRLTIQTGKEVLDSEFVRNVHGMKAGAYVTLSVSDTGRGMDAETLARIFEPFFTSKEKSSTRGAGLGLSVVQGIVEQHGGYITCESELGKGTEIKLYFPAVEAPRKSGKKTRPKSLPEQIGTILVVDDELSIVDQARRFLSNAGYNVITATNGKEALEIYRNRQEEISLVILDLLMPVMSGNECLQELIKINPSVNAMISSGFSPDSLLDEEIKRLAKGFVHKPYEVSRLLWAIESALNRN comes from the coding sequence ATGCAAGACAAGGGCAAGACTAAGGAACAACTTATCATTGAATTGAACGAAATGCGCCGTAAATTTGCTCAATTGCAATCAGACCATGTAAATGTTGCGGAACTTAAACGAACAGAAGAGGCGCTGAGGCAATCTGAACGGAATTATCGCGTGATTTTCGAAAGATCTCCTCTGGGCATGATACGTTTTAATTCCGATGGGATTGTGACCGACTGTAATCAAGCTTTTCTGAACGTCAGTGGCGCCACAAGAGATCAGGTTGTCGGCTTCAATATACTGGTTTCCCTGCGAAATGAGGATATCAAAAATGCGGTCCGATCCGCTCTTTCGGGAAACATAGGAAAGTATGTGGGCGAATATACATCTGTAACAGGAAATCTAACCGCATGGCTGGATGTCATTTATATTCCTATCACAAGCGAGGATGGCGCCGTTAACGGGGGGATCGGAATTGTTCAGGACATGACCGCCCGCAAGAAGACTGAGAAAGCTCTTTGGGAAAGTGAAGAGATGATGAACAGTATCCTGGCGGCCTCACCGGTAGGAATAGGCTTCACAGCCTTCAACAGGACTATGTTGTGGGCCAACCAGGCATGGTTGAACCTTTTTGGTTTTGAGGACAAGAAACAGTTTCTGGGGCAAAGCACAACAAGTTTGTACCCATCCACAGAAGAATTTGAACGTGTAAGAGACGCTATCTTCCCTTTTTTGGAAAATGGGCTGGTTGGCGAAACGGATGCCAGAATGATACGAAAAAATGGGGAAATTTTTGACGCTCATGTACGTTTAAGTCCGCTTGATCCCCTGGATCTGTCTAAGGGAGTAATTTCCGCCATAGAAGATATTTCTCCTCGAAAAAGAGCGGAGAAGGAAAAAGAAGACCTCCAAACCCAGCTTGCCCAATCGCAGAAGATGGAAGCCATCGGCACATTTGTGGGGGGGCTGGCCCATGACTTCAACAACATGCTCCAGATCATACTTGGTTACACCCAGTTGATCATGATGGAAAAGGGCGAAGATCACGAGGATTACCTGGACCTCATGTCAATAGAGAGAACAGTCAAGGACGGGGCCGAACTGGTTAACAAATTGCTCATGTTCGGCCGCGAAGCTCCGATTCGTCCGGTCCTTATGGACCTCAATCGTCAGATCAAAGAGTTGAAGGCTTTAATGTCCCGCACGATTCCCAAGATCGTTAACATCAAGTTCAACCTCACCGATGAACCAACTACGATCCATATGGATCCCACACAAATAGACCAGGCCATCATTAACCTTGCGCTAAACGCCTCGGAGGCCATGCCGGATGGTGGACGGCTCACAATTCAGACTGGAAAGGAAGTCCTGGATAGCGAATTTGTCCGGAACGTTCATGGGATGAAAGCAGGAGCGTATGTGACGCTGTCCGTGTCTGACACTGGCCGTGGAATGGACGCCGAAACTCTGGCAAGGATATTTGAACCATTCTTCACTTCAAAAGAAAAAAGCTCCACAAGAGGCGCGGGGTTGGGTCTCTCAGTGGTACAGGGCATTGTCGAACAGCACGGCGGTTATATAACCTGTGAGAGCGAACTTGGTAAGGGGACTGAGATCAAATTGTATTTCCCTGCTGTTGAGGCGCCTCGAAAGTCAGGGAAAAAGACCAGGCCGAAATCCCTGCCTGAGCAAATCGGGACCATACTAGTCGTTGATGATGAACTTTCAATTGTCGATCAGGCCCGGCGGTTTCTCTCAAACGCCGGATATAATGTTATCACCGCGACCAACGGCAAAGAGGCCCTTGAGATATATCGAAACAGACAAGAGGAGATATCACTGGTGATTTTGGACCTGCTAATGCCGGTTATGTCGGGTAACGAATGCCTGCAAGAACTGATTAAAATCAACCCGTCAGTCAACGCTATGATTTCCAGCGGCTTTTCTCCCGACAGTCTTCTCGACGAAGAAATAAAGCGTTTGGCTAAGGGGTTTGTCCATAAACCTTATGAAGTGTCACGACTTCTTTGGGCTATCGAATCCGCTTTGAACCGTAATTAG